A genome region from Chelonia mydas isolate rCheMyd1 chromosome 24, rCheMyd1.pri.v2, whole genome shotgun sequence includes the following:
- the CTXND2 gene encoding cortexin domain containing 2, with the protein MDSPTVQPYVDVDKGFAIGFVILMCFFLMAMIVRCAKLIVDPYSAIPTSMWEEEQIN; encoded by the coding sequence ATGGACAGCCCGACAGTGCAGCCGTATGTCGACGTGGACAAGGGGTTTGCCATTGGGTTTGTCATCCTGATGTGCTTCTTCCTGATGGCCATGATTGTGAGGTGCGCCAAGCTGATCGTGGACCCGTACAGCGCCATCCCCACCTCCATGTGGGAGGAGGAGCAAATCAACTGA